From Cronobacter turicensis z3032, the proteins below share one genomic window:
- the yicE gene encoding Putative purine permease yicE: MSVNTLESENAQTVAPAQNSELIYRLEDRPPLPQTLFAACQHLLAMFVAVITPALLICQALGLPAQDTQHIISMSLFASGVASIIQIKAWGPVGSGLLSIQGTSFNFVAPLIMGGTALKTGGADVPTMMAALFGTLMLASCTEMVISRVLHLARRIITPLVSGVVVMIIGLSLIQVGLTSIGGGYAAMSDHTFGAPKNLLLAGAVLAVIILLNRQRNPYLRVASLVIAMAVGYLLAWAMDMLPHAAAPAQSALIMIPTPLHYGLGIDWNLLLPLMLVFMITSLETIGDITATSDVSEQPVSGPLYMKRLKGGVLANGLNSFVSAVFNTFPNSCFGQNNGVIQLTGVASRYVGFVVALMLIALGLFPAVSGFVQHIPEPVLGGATIVMFGTIAASGVRIVSREPLNRRAIMIIALSLAVGLGVSQQPLILQFAPDWVKNLLSSGIAAGGITAIVLNLIFPPEKQSND, translated from the coding sequence ATGTCCGTTAACACCCTTGAGTCTGAAAATGCGCAAACGGTTGCGCCCGCGCAGAATAGCGAACTGATTTACCGTCTGGAAGACCGGCCGCCCCTGCCGCAAACGCTGTTTGCCGCCTGCCAGCATCTTCTGGCGATGTTCGTGGCGGTGATTACGCCTGCGCTGCTGATTTGTCAGGCTCTGGGGCTGCCCGCGCAGGACACGCAGCACATTATCAGCATGTCGCTGTTTGCTTCCGGCGTGGCATCGATTATTCAGATTAAAGCCTGGGGGCCGGTCGGCTCCGGGCTGCTGTCTATTCAGGGCACCAGCTTTAACTTCGTGGCGCCGCTTATTATGGGCGGTACCGCGCTGAAAACCGGCGGCGCGGACGTGCCCACCATGATGGCCGCGCTGTTCGGCACGCTGATGCTGGCAAGCTGCACTGAAATGGTCATTTCACGCGTTCTGCACCTGGCGCGCCGCATTATCACGCCGCTGGTCTCTGGCGTGGTAGTGATGATCATCGGCCTGTCGCTGATTCAGGTCGGGTTGACGTCGATTGGCGGCGGCTATGCCGCGATGAGCGATCACACTTTCGGCGCGCCGAAAAACCTGCTGCTGGCAGGCGCAGTGCTGGCGGTAATTATTCTGCTTAACCGCCAGCGTAACCCGTACCTGCGCGTCGCCTCGCTGGTGATTGCGATGGCGGTGGGTTATCTGCTGGCCTGGGCGATGGACATGCTGCCGCACGCCGCGGCGCCTGCGCAAAGTGCGCTGATCATGATCCCGACGCCGCTGCATTACGGGCTTGGCATCGACTGGAACCTGCTGTTGCCGCTGATGCTGGTCTTTATGATCACGTCGCTGGAAACCATCGGCGATATCACCGCCACTTCTGACGTCTCCGAACAGCCGGTCTCCGGCCCGCTGTATATGAAACGCCTGAAAGGCGGCGTGCTGGCGAACGGCCTGAACTCGTTTGTCTCCGCCGTGTTTAACACTTTCCCGAACTCCTGCTTCGGACAAAACAACGGCGTGATCCAGCTGACCGGCGTCGCCAGCCGCTATGTGGGTTTTGTGGTGGCGCTGATGCTGATTGCGCTCGGCCTGTTCCCGGCCGTGAGCGGTTTTGTTCAGCATATTCCTGAGCCGGTGCTGGGCGGGGCGACAATTGTAATGTTTGGCACCATCGCCGCCTCCGGCGTGCGTATTGTCTCCCGCGAGCCGTTAAACCGCCGCGCGATCATGATCATCGCGCTCTCGCTGGCGGTGGGCCTCGGCGTCTCGCAGCAGCCGCTGATCCTGCAATTCGCGCCGGACTGGGTAAAAAACCTGCTCTCCTCCGGCATCGCCGCGGGCGGCATTACCGCCATTGTGCTGAATCTGATTTTCCCGCCGGAAAAACAGTCCAACGACTGA
- the rbn gene encoding tRNA-processing ribonuclease BN: protein MLKSVHQKAARRTGPLLAWLKLLWARIDEDNMTTLAGNLAYVSLLSLVPFVAVIFALFAAFPMFSDVSLQLRHFVFANFMPATGDIIQRYIEQFVANSSKMTAVGALGLIVTSLLLMYAIDSALNTIWRSTRKRPKVYSFAVYWMILTLGPLLAGASLVISSYLLSLRWASGFTTMIDEVLRIFPLLLSWLSFWLLYSVVPTTRVPARDALIGSLVAALLFELGKKGFALYITMFPSYQLIYGVLAVIPILFLWVYWTWCIVLLGAEITVTLGDYRQLRQAAREEAESV from the coding sequence ATGTTAAAATCCGTTCATCAAAAAGCGGCCCGTCGTACCGGGCCGCTGCTCGCCTGGCTTAAGCTGCTATGGGCGCGGATCGATGAAGATAATATGACGACGCTTGCCGGAAACCTGGCGTATGTGTCGTTGCTCTCGCTCGTGCCGTTTGTGGCGGTGATTTTCGCGCTGTTCGCCGCGTTCCCGATGTTTTCCGACGTCAGTCTTCAGCTACGCCATTTTGTTTTCGCCAACTTTATGCCCGCCACGGGCGACATTATTCAGCGCTATATTGAGCAGTTCGTTGCCAATTCCAGCAAGATGACGGCCGTTGGCGCACTGGGGCTGATTGTCACCTCGCTGCTATTGATGTACGCCATCGACAGCGCGCTGAACACGATCTGGCGCAGCACCCGTAAACGCCCAAAGGTTTACTCCTTCGCGGTGTACTGGATGATCCTGACGCTTGGCCCCCTGCTCGCGGGCGCAAGCCTGGTGATTAGTTCTTATCTGCTGTCGCTGCGCTGGGCGAGCGGCTTTACGACCATGATTGACGAAGTGCTGCGTATTTTTCCGTTGCTGCTGTCGTGGCTTTCGTTCTGGCTGCTCTACAGCGTGGTGCCTACCACGCGCGTGCCGGCTCGTGATGCGTTGATTGGGTCGCTGGTGGCCGCGCTGCTGTTTGAGCTTGGCAAAAAAGGCTTCGCCCTTTACATCACGATGTTCCCTTCGTATCAGCTGATTTACGGCGTGCTGGCGGTGATCCCTATCCTGTTTCTCTGGGTCTACTGGACCTGGTGCATCGTCTTGCTTGGCGCGGAAATTACTGTCACTCTCGGGGATTATCGCCAGTTAAGACAGGCCGCCAGAGAAGAAGCTGAATCCGTATGA
- the dtd gene encoding D-tyrosyl-tRNA(Tyr) deacylase yields MIALIQRVTHASVRVGEEVTGEIGPGLLVLLGVEKEDDEQKANRLCERVLGYRIFSDEQGKMNLNVQQAGGSVLVVSQFTLPADTEKGLRPSFSRGAPPEQAQALYDYFVSRCRAAGITTETGRFAADMQVSLTNDGPVTFWLQI; encoded by the coding sequence ATGATTGCATTAATTCAACGTGTGACTCACGCCAGCGTGCGCGTGGGAGAAGAAGTGACGGGTGAGATCGGGCCGGGACTTTTAGTCCTGCTGGGTGTCGAAAAAGAAGACGACGAGCAGAAAGCGAACCGACTGTGCGAGCGCGTGCTGGGCTATCGCATCTTTAGCGACGAGCAGGGCAAAATGAACCTGAACGTGCAGCAGGCTGGCGGCAGCGTGCTGGTGGTGTCGCAATTTACGCTGCCGGCGGATACCGAGAAAGGCCTGCGCCCAAGCTTTTCGCGCGGCGCGCCGCCTGAGCAGGCGCAAGCCCTTTATGACTATTTTGTCAGCCGTTGCCGGGCCGCGGGCATCACCACAGAAACAGGACGTTTCGCCGCTGATATGCAGGTCTCACTAACGAATGACGGCCCCGTGACGTTCTGGTTGCAGATATGA
- the yiiD gene encoding Uncharacterized protein yiiD produces the protein MYHLRVPETEEELERYYQFRWEMLRKPLHQPKGSERDGYDAMAHHQMVVDEEGNPVAIGRLYINADNEGSIRFMAVDPAVQEKGLGTLVAMTLESVARQEGVKRVVCSAREDAVAFFAKLGFVNEGEITTPQTTPLRHYLMIKPIASLDDILHRADWCAQLQQAWYQHIPLSEKMGVRILQYTGQKFITTMPEAGNQNPHQTLFAGSLFSLATLTGWGLIWLMLRERHLGGTIILADAHIRYSRPITGKPGAVADLGSLSGDLDRLARGRKARVQLQVEISGDETPGAVFEGIYIVLPATPFGPLEEGGNEEE, from the coding sequence ATGTATCACCTTCGTGTACCCGAAACAGAAGAAGAACTTGAGCGCTACTACCAGTTCCGCTGGGAGATGTTGCGTAAGCCGTTGCATCAGCCGAAAGGCTCCGAGCGGGACGGCTACGATGCGATGGCCCATCATCAGATGGTGGTGGATGAAGAGGGCAACCCCGTCGCCATCGGGCGGCTGTATATTAACGCCGATAACGAAGGCTCGATCCGCTTTATGGCGGTCGACCCGGCGGTGCAGGAGAAAGGCCTCGGCACGCTGGTGGCGATGACGCTGGAGTCAGTTGCACGCCAGGAGGGCGTGAAGCGCGTGGTCTGTAGCGCGCGCGAGGACGCCGTGGCGTTTTTCGCCAAGCTGGGGTTTGTGAATGAGGGGGAGATCACCACGCCGCAAACCACGCCGCTGCGCCACTATCTGATGATCAAACCGATAGCCTCGCTGGATGACATTCTTCACCGCGCCGACTGGTGCGCGCAGTTGCAGCAGGCGTGGTATCAGCATATTCCGCTCAGTGAAAAGATGGGCGTGCGGATCCTGCAATATACCGGGCAGAAATTCATCACCACGATGCCGGAGGCCGGCAACCAGAATCCACACCAGACGCTGTTCGCGGGGAGCCTGTTTTCGCTGGCGACCCTGACGGGCTGGGGGCTTATCTGGCTGATGCTGCGCGAGCGGCACCTTGGCGGCACGATTATTCTGGCCGACGCGCATATTCGCTATAGCCGACCGATTACGGGCAAACCGGGCGCCGTGGCCGATTTAGGGTCGCTGAGCGGCGATCTCGACCGTCTGGCGCGCGGGCGCAAAGCGCGCGTGCAGTTGCAGGTTGAGATTTCGGGCGACGAGACGCCCGGCGCGGTGTTTGAAGGGATCTATATCGTGTTGCCCGCTACCCCCTTCGGGCCGCTGGAAGAGGGCGGCAACGAGGAGGAGTAG
- the yihX gene encoding Phosphatase yihX, with protein MLYIFDLGNVIVDIDFNRVLGVWSDYSRVPLANLRQSFSMGEAFHQHERGELSDEDFAKALCEEMALPLSFEQFSAGWQAVFVGLRPEVITIMQQLREQGHRVVVLSNTNRLHTTYWPEQYPQVQAAADAIYLSQEMGMRKPAPEIYQKVLEQEGFSARDAVFFDDNEANIDGARKAGITSVLVTDRKTVPNYFSNPAC; from the coding sequence ATGCTCTATATCTTTGATTTAGGTAATGTCATTGTCGATATCGACTTTAACCGCGTGCTGGGCGTCTGGAGTGATTACAGCCGCGTGCCGCTGGCGAATCTGCGGCAAAGTTTCTCCATGGGCGAGGCGTTTCATCAGCACGAGCGCGGCGAGCTGAGCGATGAGGATTTCGCGAAGGCGTTATGCGAGGAGATGGCATTGCCGCTGAGCTTTGAACAGTTCTCCGCGGGCTGGCAGGCGGTATTCGTCGGGCTGCGCCCCGAAGTGATTACTATCATGCAGCAGTTGCGCGAGCAGGGGCATCGCGTGGTGGTGCTGTCCAACACCAACCGGCTGCATACCACGTACTGGCCGGAACAGTATCCGCAAGTGCAGGCCGCCGCCGACGCTATCTATCTCTCTCAGGAGATGGGGATGCGCAAGCCGGCGCCGGAAATCTACCAGAAGGTGCTGGAGCAGGAAGGCTTTAGCGCTCGCGACGCCGTGTTTTTCGACGATAACGAAGCGAATATCGACGGCGCGCGCAAGGCGGGCATTACCAGCGTGCTGGTGACTGACCGTAAAACCGTGCCTAACTATTTCTCGAATCCTGCATGTTAA
- the trmH gene encoding tRNA guanosine-2'-O-methyltransferase, whose amino-acid sequence MNSQRYARICEMLARRQPDLTVCMEQVHKPHNVSAIIRTADAVGVHEVHAVWPGNRMRTMASSAAGSNSWVEVKTHRNIGDAVGHLKARGMQILATHLSDKAVDFREIDYTRPTCILMGQEKTGITEEALRLADQDIIIPMIGMVQSLNVSVASALILYEAQRQRQNAGMYRRANSTLPEEEQQRLLFEGGYPVLARVAKRKGLPYPRVNELGEIDAPQVWWATMQAAE is encoded by the coding sequence ATGAATTCTCAGCGTTACGCGCGTATCTGCGAGATGCTGGCCCGGCGTCAGCCCGATCTCACGGTCTGCATGGAGCAGGTGCACAAGCCTCATAATGTCTCGGCGATCATCCGCACCGCAGATGCCGTGGGCGTGCATGAAGTCCACGCCGTCTGGCCGGGAAACCGCATGCGTACCATGGCCTCTTCCGCCGCAGGCAGTAACAGCTGGGTGGAAGTAAAAACCCATCGCAACATCGGCGATGCGGTGGGCCATCTGAAAGCGCGCGGCATGCAAATCCTCGCAACCCATCTGTCTGACAAGGCCGTCGATTTTCGTGAAATCGATTATACGCGCCCAACCTGCATCCTGATGGGACAGGAAAAAACAGGGATTACCGAAGAGGCGTTACGCCTCGCAGACCAGGACATCATCATTCCGATGATCGGCATGGTGCAGTCCCTTAACGTTTCCGTCGCCTCAGCGCTTATCCTTTATGAAGCGCAGCGCCAGCGGCAAAATGCGGGAATGTATCGACGCGCCAACAGTACTCTGCCTGAAGAGGAACAGCAGCGCCTGCTGTTTGAAGGCGGCTACCCGGTGCTGGCGAGAGTCGCAAAACGTAAAGGTTTGCCCTATCCGCGCGTGAATGAGCTGGGCGAAATCGACGCGCCGCAGGTCTGGTGGGCCACCATGCAGGCTGCGGAGTAA
- the recG gene encoding ATP-dependent DNA helicase recG, which produces MRGRLLDAVPLSSLTGVGASQSAKLAKIGLHTIQDLLLHFPLRYEDRTHLYPINDLLPGVYATVEGEVLNCNITFGGRRMMTCQISDGTGILTMRFFNFNAAMKNSLATGRRVLAYGEAKRGKYGAEMIHPEYRIQGDVSAPEMQETLTPVYPTTEGVRQATLRKLTDQALELLETCAITELLPPELSQGLMSLPEALRTLHRPPPDMKLEDLESGQHPAQRRLILEELLAHNLSMLALRAGAQRYHALSLAARDELKEQLLASLPFKPTGAQARVVAEIERDMALDIPMMRLVQGDVGSGKTLVAALAALRAIANGKQVALMAPTELLAEQHANNFRNWFSPLGIEVGWLAGKQKGKARQAQQDAIASGQVSMIVGTHAIFQEQVQFNGLALVIIDEQHRFGVHQRLALWEKGQQQGFHPHQLIMTATPIPRTLAMTAYADLDTSVIYELPPGRTPVTTVAIPDTRRSDIIERVRSACLEEGRQAYWVCTLIEESELLEAQAAEATWEELKITLPELNVGLVHGRMKPAEKQAVMQAFKQGEMHLLVATTVIEVGVDVPNASLMIIENPERLGLAQLHQLRGRVGRGAVASHCVLLYKSPLSRTAQIRLQVLRDSNDGFVIAQKDLEIRGPGELLGTRQTGNAEFKVADLLRDQSLIPEVQRIARHIHERYPEQAAALIERWMPETERYSNA; this is translated from the coding sequence ATGCGCGGCCGTTTGCTGGATGCCGTACCGCTAAGCTCGCTGACCGGCGTGGGCGCCAGCCAGAGCGCGAAGCTCGCTAAAATCGGCCTGCATACTATCCAGGATCTGCTGCTGCATTTTCCCCTGCGCTACGAAGACCGCACCCATCTTTATCCCATCAACGACCTTCTGCCTGGCGTTTACGCCACGGTGGAAGGCGAAGTCCTGAACTGCAATATCACGTTTGGCGGCCGCCGTATGATGACCTGCCAGATAAGCGACGGCACCGGCATCCTGACGATGCGCTTTTTCAACTTCAACGCCGCGATGAAAAACAGCCTCGCGACGGGCCGTCGCGTACTGGCGTATGGCGAAGCGAAACGCGGTAAATACGGCGCGGAAATGATCCACCCTGAGTACCGTATTCAGGGCGATGTCAGCGCGCCGGAAATGCAGGAAACCCTGACGCCCGTTTATCCGACCACCGAAGGCGTCCGTCAGGCGACGTTGCGTAAGCTTACCGATCAGGCGCTGGAACTGCTGGAAACCTGCGCCATTACCGAGCTGTTGCCGCCGGAGTTGTCACAGGGGTTGATGAGTCTTCCGGAGGCGTTGCGCACGTTGCATCGCCCGCCGCCGGATATGAAGCTGGAAGATTTAGAGAGCGGACAGCACCCTGCGCAGCGTCGATTAATTCTGGAAGAATTACTGGCTCACAACCTCAGCATGCTGGCGCTACGCGCCGGTGCCCAGCGTTACCACGCGCTGTCTCTTGCCGCCCGTGATGAGCTAAAAGAGCAACTGCTCGCCTCGCTGCCTTTCAAACCCACCGGCGCGCAGGCGCGCGTAGTGGCGGAAATCGAGCGCGACATGGCGCTGGATATCCCGATGATGCGCCTTGTGCAAGGGGATGTCGGCTCCGGCAAAACGCTGGTGGCAGCGCTTGCCGCGCTGCGCGCAATCGCCAACGGAAAACAGGTCGCGCTGATGGCGCCAACGGAACTACTGGCCGAACAACACGCCAACAATTTCCGCAACTGGTTCTCCCCGCTCGGCATTGAAGTGGGCTGGCTGGCGGGCAAGCAAAAAGGCAAAGCGCGCCAGGCGCAGCAGGACGCTATCGCCAGCGGCCAGGTCTCGATGATCGTCGGCACGCACGCGATTTTCCAGGAACAGGTGCAGTTTAATGGCCTGGCGCTGGTCATCATTGATGAACAGCACCGGTTTGGCGTACATCAGCGTCTGGCGCTCTGGGAAAAGGGCCAGCAGCAGGGCTTTCATCCGCATCAGCTGATCATGACCGCCACGCCAATTCCCCGCACGCTGGCGATGACGGCGTATGCCGATCTGGATACCTCGGTTATCTACGAACTGCCGCCTGGCCGTACGCCCGTCACCACCGTCGCCATTCCCGATACACGTCGCAGCGATATTATTGAGCGTGTGCGCAGCGCCTGCCTTGAAGAGGGCCGTCAGGCGTACTGGGTGTGTACGCTGATTGAAGAGTCGGAACTGCTGGAAGCGCAGGCGGCGGAAGCGACCTGGGAAGAGTTGAAAATCACGCTGCCTGAACTCAACGTCGGGCTGGTGCATGGGCGCATGAAACCCGCGGAAAAGCAGGCGGTGATGCAGGCGTTTAAGCAGGGCGAAATGCACCTTCTGGTGGCGACTACCGTTATTGAAGTGGGTGTAGATGTTCCTAACGCCAGCTTAATGATTATCGAAAACCCGGAGCGGCTGGGCCTTGCGCAACTGCATCAGCTGCGCGGACGCGTCGGGCGCGGCGCGGTTGCATCCCATTGCGTGCTACTCTACAAATCTCCACTCTCCAGAACGGCGCAGATTCGCCTGCAGGTCCTGCGCGACAGCAACGACGGCTTTGTGATTGCTCAGAAAGATCTCGAGATTCGCGGGCCGGGAGAATTACTCGGTACCCGTCAGACGGGGAACGCCGAATTCAAGGTGGCGGATCTGCTGCGCGATCAGTCACTCATTCCAGAAGTGCAACGTATTGCACGCCACATTCATGAGCGTTATCCCGAGCAGGCAGCGGCATTAATTGAGCGCTGGATGCCGGAAACCGAGCGTTACTCCAACGCATAG
- the yicH gene encoding Uncharacterized protein yicH: protein MLLQTRWGAGWLTGWVNQHSGYHITFDEMDHSFSAPSHLVLKNVTFGRSGQPATLVAQKVEIGLSSRQVTEPMHVDTILLYKGTLNLSPSTAPLPFRADRLQLSDMAFNSPKTGWDLSAQRVNGGISPWLPEAGKILGSKADIALSAGSLTLNGMPASNVLVQGEINNNEVTITNLGADIARGALTGNARRLANGGWVVDNLRLSDIRLQTAKSVSDLLQPLTTLPSLALGRVDVTDARLEGPGWAATDLDISLRNLTLVNGSWQSDDGKVSMNASEVVYGSLHFLDPIVNADLSTQGVALRQFSSRWEGGMVRTSGDWQRAGNALTLDELALAGLEYTLPADWKKRWQEKLPAWLQTVTVKKLSGSRNLIIDIDPEWPFQLTALDAWGNNLELARNGEWGIWGGNATLNAAAATFNRVDVRRPSLTLNANPSTIAISELSAFAGQGMLQATATISQLPQRMTTVSLNGRAVPVNVLHDWGWPQVPLEGDGNLQLTVSGSLAAEAPLRPSVNGQLQATGKNGQQIQQTMQNGVVPGA from the coding sequence GTGTTATTACAGACGCGCTGGGGCGCAGGCTGGCTCACCGGCTGGGTAAACCAGCACAGCGGTTACCACATCACCTTTGATGAAATGGACCATAGCTTCTCCGCGCCTTCGCATCTGGTGCTAAAAAACGTCACGTTCGGGCGCAGCGGCCAGCCCGCCACGCTGGTGGCGCAAAAGGTGGAGATCGGCCTGAGCAGCCGCCAGGTCACCGAGCCGATGCACGTCGATACCATTTTGCTCTACAAGGGCACGCTGAATTTATCCCCTTCCACCGCCCCGCTGCCGTTTCGCGCCGACCGGCTTCAGTTAAGCGATATGGCGTTTAACAGCCCGAAAACCGGCTGGGATCTCAGCGCGCAGCGCGTTAATGGTGGTATCAGCCCGTGGCTGCCGGAAGCCGGGAAAATCCTTGGCAGCAAGGCAGATATCGCCCTGAGCGCAGGCTCGTTGACGCTAAACGGGATGCCTGCCAGCAACGTTCTGGTGCAGGGCGAAATCAATAATAACGAGGTGACCATCACCAATCTCGGGGCAGATATCGCCCGCGGCGCGCTCACCGGCAACGCGCGTCGGTTAGCGAACGGCGGCTGGGTGGTGGATAACCTGCGCCTGAGCGATATCCGTCTGCAAACCGCGAAATCCGTGAGCGACCTGCTGCAACCGCTGACGACGCTGCCCTCGCTGGCGCTCGGGCGCGTTGACGTCACCGACGCGCGGCTCGAAGGGCCGGGCTGGGCGGCGACCGATCTGGATATCAGCCTGCGCAATCTGACGCTGGTGAACGGCAGCTGGCAGAGCGATGACGGCAAGGTGTCGATGAACGCCAGCGAGGTGGTCTACGGCTCGCTGCATTTTCTCGACCCTATCGTGAACGCCGATCTCTCAACGCAGGGCGTAGCGCTGCGTCAGTTTAGCTCGCGCTGGGAGGGCGGTATGGTGAGAACCTCCGGCGACTGGCAGCGGGCAGGCAACGCGTTGACGCTTGATGAGCTGGCGCTGGCGGGGCTTGAGTACACGCTGCCTGCCGACTGGAAAAAGCGCTGGCAGGAGAAACTGCCCGCGTGGCTGCAAACCGTGACGGTGAAAAAGCTCTCCGGCAGCCGCAACCTGATTATCGATATCGATCCTGAATGGCCATTCCAGCTCACCGCGCTGGACGCATGGGGCAATAATCTGGAGCTGGCGCGTAACGGCGAATGGGGCATCTGGGGCGGCAACGCCACGTTGAACGCCGCTGCCGCGACGTTTAACCGCGTCGATGTTCGTCGCCCGTCGCTGACCCTGAATGCGAACCCTTCCACCATCGCGATTAGCGAGCTGAGCGCGTTTGCGGGCCAGGGGATGTTACAGGCCACCGCGACGATTTCCCAGTTGCCGCAGAGAATGACGACGGTGAGCCTGAATGGGCGCGCAGTGCCGGTCAATGTTTTGCATGACTGGGGATGGCCACAGGTGCCGCTGGAGGGCGACGGTAATTTACAGCTCACCGTAAGCGGCAGTCTGGCGGCAGAGGCGCCGCTGCGCCCGAGCGTTAACGGGCAGTTGCAGGCGACAGGGAAAAACGGGCAGCAGATACAGCAAACCATGCAGAACGGCGTTGTGCCGGGGGCATGA